Proteins encoded by one window of Paenibacillus sp. DCT19:
- a CDS encoding sulfate ABC transporter substrate-binding protein, with translation MQTRKKKTLPYVAVLMFLLVCMTVGCSKQEAANEPGDAAGTDQSNTLVIGAYSVVKDAMAELLPIFKAEWEAKTGQSINFQESYEASGTQARAIAGGFEADVALLAMENDIDKLVKADLVNPDWKQAPNDGMITRSIVVLGTREGNPLGIQDFDDLTKPGVKVLYPNPKTSGGAQWDINAIYGAGLKLSEEQGQKDPAVAKAFLEKVHQNVESLDKSGRSSMAAFEYGVGDVIVTYENELLARIAKGVKYDIVVPKNTILIENPATVVDKYVDKHGNRELAEAFVAYLSTPEAQRIFAKHGFRSVDPDVYAETESTFPTPPGLFDINYLGGWAEVRTTLYSKRGVWYQVLAGL, from the coding sequence ATGCAGACGAGGAAGAAAAAAACATTACCTTACGTTGCTGTTCTCATGTTTCTGCTCGTCTGCATGACGGTTGGATGCAGTAAGCAAGAAGCTGCTAACGAACCCGGCGATGCTGCTGGAACGGATCAATCCAACACGCTGGTCATTGGAGCTTATAGCGTTGTAAAAGACGCGATGGCAGAGCTATTGCCTATTTTCAAGGCAGAATGGGAAGCCAAGACGGGACAGTCGATTAATTTTCAGGAGTCTTATGAAGCTTCGGGTACACAAGCAAGAGCCATTGCAGGTGGTTTCGAGGCGGATGTAGCTCTGCTCGCGATGGAGAATGATATCGATAAACTGGTTAAGGCAGACCTGGTCAACCCTGACTGGAAGCAGGCACCTAATGACGGCATGATTACGAGATCTATTGTTGTGTTAGGTACGAGAGAAGGCAATCCACTGGGCATCCAAGATTTTGACGATTTAACCAAACCGGGTGTGAAGGTGCTGTATCCTAATCCGAAGACCTCAGGCGGTGCACAATGGGATATTAACGCGATCTATGGTGCTGGTCTGAAACTGTCGGAAGAGCAGGGGCAGAAAGATCCTGCGGTAGCCAAGGCTTTTCTGGAAAAGGTACATCAGAATGTTGAATCACTTGATAAAAGTGGCAGATCTTCGATGGCGGCATTTGAATATGGCGTCGGTGATGTCATTGTAACGTATGAGAATGAGTTGCTCGCCCGGATCGCCAAAGGAGTCAAGTATGATATCGTTGTTCCTAAGAACACGATTCTGATCGAAAATCCGGCAACCGTGGTGGATAAATACGTGGATAAACACGGGAATCGTGAATTGGCAGAGGCTTTTGTGGCGTATCTGAGTACACCTGAAGCTCAGCGTATTTTTGCGAAGCATGGTTTTCGTTCGGTAGATCCGGATGTGTATGCGGAGACAGAGTCTACTTTTCCAACACCACCAGGGCTATTCGATATCAACTACTTGGGTGGCTGGGCTGAAGTTCGAACCACACTATATTCCAAACGCGGGGTGTGGTACCAGGTATTAGCGGGCTTGTAG
- a CDS encoding MBL fold metallo-hydrolase — protein sequence MNQLTFLGTGDAMGVPRVYCDCSTCTEARLTGINQRKRSSVLIHSDGVEEPFMIDCGPDWGTQMEAQNLRMVQTMLITHAHFDHIGGLPEWADACRWLGVKGNLYAPREVIVTIQRQFPWLDRHMNYMETDDDIEVHGWKIHSWKVCHGKNGYSYAYRLERDGFHWAYCSDAIDLKEEEKKPLHGLDLLILGTSFVHELAEFSTRSVYDMREAQELLQELEPKRTYFTHMSHDVDLRQDYHLGQGITLALTGMKVSLEK from the coding sequence TTGAATCAACTAACATTTCTTGGAACAGGCGATGCGATGGGCGTTCCGCGTGTATATTGTGACTGTAGCACTTGCACAGAGGCTCGGCTTACCGGCATCAATCAACGTAAACGCTCGTCTGTTCTAATCCATAGTGATGGTGTGGAAGAACCTTTTATGATTGACTGTGGCCCAGACTGGGGAACACAGATGGAAGCGCAGAATCTTAGAATGGTACAGACGATGCTGATAACCCATGCACACTTTGACCACATTGGTGGATTGCCTGAGTGGGCGGATGCATGCCGATGGTTAGGAGTAAAGGGTAATTTGTATGCACCACGTGAAGTCATCGTCACCATTCAAAGGCAGTTTCCATGGTTAGATCGTCATATGAATTACATGGAAACGGATGACGATATTGAAGTGCATGGCTGGAAAATTCACTCATGGAAAGTATGTCATGGGAAGAACGGATATTCCTATGCCTATCGTCTGGAACGAGACGGATTCCACTGGGCATACTGCTCAGATGCGATTGATCTGAAGGAAGAAGAGAAAAAGCCGTTGCATGGTCTGGATCTGCTCATCCTAGGAACCAGCTTCGTGCATGAGCTAGCAGAGTTCTCAACACGTTCCGTGTATGATATGCGGGAAGCGCAGGAGCTTTTGCAGGAACTAGAGCCTAAGCGCACGTATTTTACACACATGTCTCATGATGTGGATTTACGTCAGGATTATCATTTAGGTCAAGGCATTACGCTTGCTCTCACAGGCATGAAGGTGTCTCTCGAAAAATAA
- a CDS encoding ABC-2 transporter permease — protein MVNLLRKDFIVLKSSLWIIPFYLAVFSIAFIPKSEMSMYLVGIYTAFGSIMLATMIDVKNHNHNFLVTLPISRKNVVQAKYLSTIFYTLFGVLASFGIHSLVNMNFPGLDKPDFSVLDIMVSIAMVLGLTSIYLPLFYALSKKGAGIINVVFLVALVILAQPFALLMNLASEEGMVTGQVIGMVTIGILLLFVGSYLLTVRLFSKKDL, from the coding sequence ATGGTTAACTTACTTCGCAAAGACTTCATTGTACTGAAGAGTTCCCTATGGATCATTCCTTTTTACCTGGCTGTGTTTAGTATCGCCTTTATTCCCAAAAGTGAGATGTCCATGTATCTGGTAGGTATATACACCGCATTTGGTTCCATCATGCTTGCGACCATGATTGATGTCAAAAACCATAATCATAATTTCCTAGTCACACTCCCGATTAGTCGGAAAAACGTAGTGCAGGCGAAGTATCTATCGACCATATTCTATACACTTTTTGGCGTTCTCGCATCATTCGGAATTCATTCTCTCGTTAATATGAATTTCCCCGGGCTCGACAAGCCAGATTTCTCAGTATTGGATATTATGGTTTCAATCGCTATGGTACTTGGCTTAACTTCAATCTATTTGCCTCTCTTTTACGCACTTAGCAAAAAGGGCGCAGGGATCATCAATGTTGTATTCTTAGTTGCGCTCGTTATACTTGCCCAGCCCTTTGCATTACTCATGAATTTGGCGAGCGAGGAAGGCATGGTGACTGGACAGGTAATTGGTATGGTTACCATCGGTATTCTGCTGTTATTCGTGGGTTCTTATCTTCTCACGGTTCGTTTGTTTAGCAAGAAAGATCTGTAA
- a CDS encoding carbon-nitrogen hydrolase family protein, which yields MNTQLDVLPTAKLRIALAQCSAVDGDIQENVNRAYEMIEEAGEKRADLIMFPEKFLTGYVPEIVQSNLSDNTLCINDVRIEKLRQACKTYGIWAIIGTPVRRGEEVYISSIIIDSHGNEVGVYDKSHLFQTEKSMFSTNNEQVIIDIKGWNIGMAICYDAGFPEHSRRLAQHGCHLYMGSSLFSKGMGYKESRVWFPARALDNTIFTAMCNHVGRTGVWDTCGHSGVWNPLGDIIVDGSPDQAELLIADLDPALLKQARDGEMMLADSLELDQQPYSLQTIKGELDRDADT from the coding sequence ATGAATACCCAGCTAGATGTATTGCCTACAGCAAAACTAAGAATTGCGTTGGCACAATGTTCTGCGGTTGATGGGGACATACAGGAAAACGTTAATCGAGCTTATGAGATGATTGAAGAAGCTGGGGAAAAGCGTGCAGATCTTATTATGTTTCCAGAAAAATTTCTAACGGGATATGTCCCGGAAATCGTACAATCCAATCTCTCTGACAATACGCTGTGTATAAATGACGTAAGGATTGAAAAGCTGCGTCAAGCATGCAAAACATATGGAATTTGGGCGATTATTGGAACGCCTGTTAGAAGAGGAGAGGAAGTTTACATATCCTCCATCATTATAGATTCGCATGGAAACGAAGTGGGCGTTTACGATAAGTCGCATTTATTTCAAACGGAGAAGAGCATGTTTTCCACCAATAATGAGCAGGTCATCATTGATATCAAAGGCTGGAATATTGGCATGGCCATTTGTTATGATGCTGGCTTCCCTGAACATTCGCGTCGTTTAGCACAGCATGGCTGTCATTTGTATATGGGTAGCTCTCTCTTTAGCAAAGGAATGGGATACAAGGAGTCACGCGTATGGTTTCCTGCCCGAGCACTAGATAACACCATATTTACTGCGATGTGTAATCATGTTGGTAGAACCGGAGTGTGGGATACGTGCGGACATAGCGGCGTCTGGAATCCATTAGGGGATATTATCGTTGATGGCTCGCCAGACCAAGCTGAATTGTTGATCGCTGATTTAGATCCTGCGCTTCTTAAACAAGCCAGAGATGGTGAGATGATGCTTGCAGATTCTCTTGAGTTAGATCAACAACCGTATTCGCTCCAAACGATTAAGGGCGAACTGGATCGAGATGCCGATACGTGA
- a CDS encoding GntR family transcriptional regulator, protein MKILLSNASSDPIYIQILTQIRQSILSGELVEGDSLPSIRQLAKDLQVSVITTKRVYEELEKENLIDSVVGKGSFVSGTNQDFIREQRMRRLEEKMLEIIRESREIGMSSQELIQHLTLLSEEEHTE, encoded by the coding sequence ATTAAAATTTTATTGTCCAACGCATCCAGCGACCCAATCTATATCCAGATCTTAACTCAGATTAGACAGAGCATCTTGAGTGGTGAATTGGTCGAAGGGGATAGTCTTCCTTCCATCCGGCAGCTGGCCAAGGATCTACAGGTGAGTGTGATTACAACAAAACGTGTCTATGAAGAACTGGAGAAGGAGAATCTAATCGATTCCGTTGTAGGTAAAGGTAGTTTTGTCTCGGGAACCAATCAGGACTTTATTCGAGAGCAGCGAATGAGAAGATTGGAAGAGAAGATGCTTGAAATTATTCGTGAGAGCAGAGAGATCGGCATGAGTTCACAGGAGTTAATTCAACATCTCACTTTGTTGTCAGAGGAGGAACATACAGAATGA
- a CDS encoding lipoate--protein ligase: MLFVDNQGITDPSVNLAIEEYILKHLPMDDSYLLFYINRPSIIIGKHQNTIEEINIEYVQDNGVQVVRRLSGGGAVYHDLGNLNFSFITRDDGQSFHNFRKFTQPVVEALQELGVNAELTGRNDLQVGEKKISGNAQFSTRGRMFSHGTLMFDLNLDHVQASLNVNPEKFKSKSTKSVRSRVANIRELMDSNMTIEQFRDELLRHIFRMEPQDVPQYELTEKDWDKIKEISAERYSNWDWNYGLSPESNVKHTRKFPVGIIDLRMNIKDGRIEDLKIFGDFFGVGDVADIEDMLRGKRYEESEVRTALQDLDVKHYFGNLELEDFIGLIFLEE; encoded by the coding sequence ATGTTGTTTGTTGATAACCAGGGCATCACAGATCCTTCCGTAAACCTCGCCATCGAGGAATACATTCTGAAGCATCTGCCGATGGATGACAGCTACCTGCTGTTCTACATCAACCGCCCATCCATTATTATTGGTAAGCACCAGAACACCATTGAAGAGATTAATATTGAATATGTTCAGGATAATGGAGTTCAGGTCGTACGCCGTTTATCCGGAGGTGGTGCAGTCTACCACGATCTGGGCAACCTCAATTTCAGCTTCATTACGAGGGATGACGGTCAGTCCTTCCACAATTTCCGCAAATTCACTCAACCTGTCGTTGAAGCCTTGCAAGAGCTTGGAGTCAATGCCGAATTGACTGGGCGGAACGATCTTCAAGTGGGAGAAAAGAAAATTTCGGGTAATGCCCAGTTCTCCACACGTGGTCGCATGTTCAGCCATGGTACATTGATGTTTGATCTTAACCTGGATCATGTACAAGCATCACTGAACGTGAATCCTGAGAAATTCAAATCCAAAAGCACCAAATCCGTGCGCAGCCGCGTTGCTAACATTCGTGAACTGATGGACAGCAATATGACCATTGAACAATTCCGAGATGAGTTGCTCCGGCACATCTTCCGTATGGAGCCACAAGATGTGCCTCAATACGAACTCACTGAGAAAGATTGGGACAAGATCAAGGAAATCTCTGCGGAGCGTTACAGCAACTGGGATTGGAACTACGGGTTGTCTCCAGAGAGCAATGTGAAGCACACACGTAAATTCCCTGTCGGTATCATTGATCTACGAATGAACATTAAGGATGGACGGATTGAAGATCTGAAAATCTTCGGTGACTTCTTCGGTGTGGGTGATGTAGCCGATATCGAGGATATGCTGCGTGGCAAACGTTACGAAGAGTCCGAGGTGCGCACAGCACTGCAAGATTTGGATGTGAAGCATTACTTCGGCAACCTGGAGCTGGAGGACTTTATTGGCCTTATTTTCCTGGAAGAATAG
- a CDS encoding Cof-type HAD-IIB family hydrolase has protein sequence MTYKLIAIDIDDTLINDNKEVTPATQAALEQAVAHGAVVTLATGRAYASAQALARQTKLNVPIITYQGALVKNLLDENVLYERYVPQEASRKLYDYCLEHNLHLQTYIDDKLYAREENDKLRDYAKLNGTQYYIESDFIKVIEQQTPKLLIIDEPDYLDKVAVDLRELLGPEVHITKSKPYFLEIMHREGTKGHALTFLADHFGVELSECIAIGDSWNDHEMLEAAGLGVAMGNAIPALKEIADYITLSNNEDGVKQVIEKFVLNAE, from the coding sequence ATGACTTACAAACTAATCGCAATCGACATTGATGACACACTCATTAACGACAACAAAGAAGTAACACCTGCAACCCAAGCTGCTCTGGAGCAAGCCGTTGCACACGGTGCTGTAGTTACACTGGCAACTGGTCGTGCTTACGCTTCTGCACAGGCACTTGCTCGCCAAACGAAACTGAACGTGCCGATCATTACGTACCAAGGAGCTTTGGTGAAAAACTTGCTAGACGAGAACGTTCTGTATGAGCGCTATGTTCCACAGGAAGCTTCCCGCAAATTGTATGACTACTGCTTGGAGCACAACCTTCACCTGCAAACGTATATTGACGACAAATTGTATGCCCGTGAAGAGAATGACAAATTGCGTGATTACGCGAAATTGAACGGCACACAATACTATATTGAATCTGATTTCATCAAAGTGATTGAGCAACAAACACCAAAACTGCTTATTATCGACGAGCCAGATTATCTGGATAAGGTAGCGGTTGACCTGCGCGAGCTGCTTGGACCTGAAGTGCATATTACGAAATCGAAGCCTTACTTCCTTGAAATTATGCACCGTGAAGGAACAAAAGGACATGCCCTCACTTTCCTTGCTGATCATTTCGGCGTTGAGTTGTCTGAATGCATCGCCATCGGTGATTCCTGGAATGACCATGAGATGCTTGAAGCTGCCGGTCTTGGTGTGGCGATGGGTAATGCCATTCCAGCATTGAAAGAGATCGCAGACTACATCACACTTAGCAATAACGAAGATGGTGTGAAGCAGGTTATCGAGAAATTTGTACTGAATGCGGAGTAA
- a CDS encoding ABC transporter ATP-binding protein, producing the protein MNAIEIRNLSKTYPLFKVDNVSLDVKQGYITGLIGPNGAGKSTLIKLITGLIQPDSGSVHTLGRKMPEQEVHIKQRLGIVSDECFYYEHLTIYEMGRMIAPFYKRWNDQTFRGYLDQFELSPKKKIEDLSKGMKIKFSLAVALSHEAELLIMDEPTSGLDPVFRRELLDLLADTIQDETRSIIFSTHITTDLERIADYITFIHRGQIVFNEAKDDVLERYTIVKGDMELLDADTRAHLVGIRETAVGFEGLSDNKVEAEQLFGSYALLHRPSLEDLIYFTAKGARKNG; encoded by the coding sequence ATGAACGCCATTGAAATTCGTAACCTTTCCAAAACGTACCCTTTATTTAAAGTAGACAATGTATCTTTGGATGTGAAGCAAGGATATATTACGGGGCTTATCGGCCCAAATGGGGCAGGCAAGAGTACGTTAATTAAATTGATTACCGGCTTAATCCAGCCTGATTCTGGGAGTGTTCATACATTAGGCAGAAAGATGCCTGAGCAGGAAGTTCACATTAAGCAACGTCTCGGTATTGTATCAGACGAATGTTTCTATTATGAGCATCTAACCATCTATGAGATGGGCCGGATGATTGCTCCGTTTTATAAGCGATGGAATGATCAAACATTTAGAGGTTATCTGGATCAATTCGAGTTGTCGCCGAAGAAGAAGATCGAAGATTTATCCAAAGGTATGAAAATTAAATTCTCCTTGGCAGTCGCTTTATCTCATGAAGCGGAATTGCTGATCATGGATGAGCCAACTTCCGGTCTTGATCCTGTATTTAGACGGGAATTGCTGGATCTGCTTGCAGACACGATACAAGATGAGACGAGATCCATTATTTTCTCCACACATATTACAACCGATCTGGAGCGGATCGCAGACTATATTACGTTTATCCATCGCGGACAAATTGTATTTAATGAAGCTAAAGATGATGTGCTCGAAAGGTACACGATTGTGAAGGGGGACATGGAGCTGCTGGATGCAGACACCCGGGCTCATTTGGTGGGAATCCGTGAAACGGCTGTGGGATTTGAGGGGTTGTCTGATAACAAGGTAGAAGCGGAGCAGCTGTTTGGCAGTTATGCGTTGTTACACAGACCCTCCCTTGAAGATCTTATTTATTTTACAGCAAAGGGGGCACGGAAAAATGGTTAA
- the cobD gene encoding threonine-phosphate decarboxylase CobD: MIEVFGHGGDVETAATRFGGNPADFLDFSANINPMGPPQNVLHALEHGLQTILRYPDPGHRAFKARLSEYLDVQPDQISVGNGAAESMALILLALAPRTVGTVEPGFSEYSALSRQFGAEVLHVYGREELDWRAEVMDIERLMDQVDLLFLGQPNNPNGVQYPVEVLHHLARSAERTGTILVIDEAFMDFIPEARRQSLAPRLSDYPQVMIIRSMTKFYAIPGLRLGYAMARPELIQAMTAKQVTWSVNGLALIAGEACLRDGESFEQETLAYVSRERNLLTEGLEACGCQVTRGEANFILARLPEPWSAASMQTALGERGILIRSCAMYPGLGERHVRFAVKDADANGRLLSVMQSVIAQSNPQHISQSQFQDTPHVKEGGSNDDLTVS; encoded by the coding sequence ATGATCGAAGTATTCGGACATGGTGGTGATGTGGAGACGGCGGCCACCCGTTTCGGGGGCAATCCGGCTGATTTTCTCGATTTTAGTGCAAACATCAACCCGATGGGGCCACCTCAGAACGTTTTACATGCATTGGAACATGGCTTACAAACCATCTTGCGTTACCCTGATCCAGGACACAGAGCCTTTAAAGCACGACTTAGCGAGTATCTTGACGTACAGCCTGATCAAATCTCTGTTGGAAACGGCGCAGCGGAGAGTATGGCATTGATCCTACTGGCTCTTGCACCACGAACTGTAGGTACGGTGGAGCCTGGCTTTTCGGAGTATAGTGCACTATCTAGGCAATTTGGAGCTGAGGTTCTTCATGTGTATGGACGTGAAGAGTTGGACTGGCGAGCAGAGGTAATGGATATCGAGAGGCTAATGGATCAAGTGGATCTGTTATTTCTAGGGCAGCCCAACAATCCTAACGGAGTTCAATATCCTGTAGAGGTGCTTCATCATTTGGCTCGCTCAGCAGAAAGAACGGGCACGATCCTAGTGATTGATGAAGCGTTCATGGACTTTATTCCAGAAGCTCGGCGGCAGTCCCTTGCACCTCGATTAAGTGATTACCCGCAGGTTATGATCATCCGTTCGATGACGAAGTTTTACGCGATTCCGGGACTGCGTCTAGGTTATGCGATGGCACGACCTGAACTAATACAAGCCATGACTGCGAAGCAAGTCACTTGGAGTGTTAACGGGCTGGCGCTGATTGCGGGGGAAGCCTGCCTCCGTGATGGGGAGAGCTTTGAACAGGAAACGCTGGCTTATGTTTCTCGTGAACGGAACCTATTGACTGAGGGGCTGGAGGCATGTGGTTGTCAGGTGACGCGCGGAGAAGCTAACTTTATATTGGCTCGTTTGCCGGAACCATGGTCAGCAGCCTCTATGCAGACTGCACTAGGAGAGCGGGGGATTCTCATTCGGAGCTGTGCCATGTATCCTGGGCTTGGCGAACGACATGTTCGGTTTGCGGTGAAGGATGCGGATGCCAATGGGCGTTTACTGAGCGTGATGCAAAGTGTGATTGCTCAGAGTAATCCTCAACATATCTCTCAGAGTCAATTTCAGGACACTCCTCACGTAAAGGAAGGTGGCTCGAACGATGACCTTACCGTTTCTTGA
- a CDS encoding DMT family transporter, with product MIGAAFAIMCLVFGTTFLAIKIGVEAGLPPFMSAGIRFMIAGALMFTWMLMKGRVKMSLLWRKEMLLTGAGLTFGTFAALYWAEQYVSSGVGAILSATGPIMIMVMQTVLLRQKTSARIITGCLIGFVGVIFVVMPGVTIGGSPLWLWGCIVILIGEVCYSAGALYSKKVINQFKESDPVAINAVQMMHGGLLLLILSAFTESWNISVINWTPAITSLIYLTVIGSMVGHSLFYWIMSRTNPLFPATWLYISPPIAVVLGAIVYNEHVSWMTWIGVVLIVSGLLFMNDKVTSWFKSRRNSNTLAENP from the coding sequence ATGATTGGAGCAGCATTTGCAATAATGTGTCTTGTATTTGGTACGACGTTTCTAGCGATTAAAATTGGAGTTGAGGCAGGCCTGCCGCCATTTATGTCCGCGGGTATACGCTTTATGATTGCAGGTGCTCTGATGTTTACCTGGATGCTGATGAAGGGACGGGTCAAGATGTCCTTGTTGTGGCGCAAAGAAATGCTGCTCACCGGCGCAGGACTCACGTTTGGTACGTTTGCGGCTCTATATTGGGCTGAACAATATGTAAGTTCAGGTGTAGGTGCTATTTTATCAGCGACGGGTCCGATTATGATTATGGTGATGCAAACGGTTTTGTTAAGGCAGAAGACGTCTGCTCGCATAATTACAGGCTGTTTGATCGGCTTTGTCGGCGTTATATTTGTTGTTATGCCTGGTGTCACGATTGGGGGCAGTCCACTGTGGTTATGGGGCTGTATCGTGATTCTGATTGGGGAAGTGTGTTACTCAGCAGGAGCGTTATATTCCAAAAAGGTGATTAACCAGTTCAAGGAAAGTGACCCGGTGGCCATTAATGCCGTTCAGATGATGCATGGCGGACTATTGCTATTAATATTGTCAGCCTTCACAGAGTCATGGAACATATCGGTAATCAACTGGACACCTGCCATTACCTCATTGATCTATCTGACGGTCATTGGCTCGATGGTAGGGCATAGTCTGTTCTATTGGATCATGTCACGAACCAATCCGTTGTTCCCTGCAACCTGGCTGTACATCTCACCACCGATTGCGGTTGTTCTTGGCGCCATTGTCTATAATGAGCATGTAAGCTGGATGACTTGGATTGGTGTAGTACTTATTGTGTCTGGATTATTATTCATGAATGACAAAGTCACAAGTTGGTTCAAAAGTAGGAGAAACAGCAATACGTTAGCCGAAAATCCATAA
- the clpP gene encoding ATP-dependent Clp endopeptidase proteolytic subunit ClpP: MNVVPYVVEQTARGERSYDIYSRLLKDRIIMVSGEIENQMANAIVAQLLFLTAEDPDKDIQMYINSPGGSVTAGFSIYDTMQFVKPDISTICTGMAASFGTILLVGGTKGKRLALPNSEIMIHQPLGGTRGQAADMLIHANRIIQHRQRLNQLLADHTGQPLDRIEKDTDRDYFLTAAEAVDYGIVDKVISST; the protein is encoded by the coding sequence ATGAATGTAGTACCTTATGTTGTGGAACAGACGGCTCGTGGAGAACGGAGCTACGACATATATTCTCGTTTGTTGAAAGATCGAATCATTATGGTATCAGGTGAGATTGAAAATCAGATGGCGAATGCCATTGTAGCACAGCTATTGTTTCTAACCGCAGAAGATCCGGATAAGGATATTCAAATGTACATTAACAGCCCAGGGGGTTCGGTGACTGCAGGATTCTCGATCTATGATACGATGCAATTTGTGAAGCCCGATATCTCAACCATCTGCACAGGCATGGCTGCTAGTTTCGGAACGATACTGCTCGTTGGTGGCACCAAAGGCAAACGTCTGGCGTTACCCAACAGTGAGATTATGATCCATCAACCACTCGGCGGGACACGTGGGCAGGCAGCAGATATGCTCATTCACGCTAATCGAATCATTCAGCACCGTCAACGTCTGAACCAGCTGCTTGCAGATCACACGGGTCAACCGCTGGATCGAATCGAAAAGGATACAGATCGCGATTATTTCCTTACCGCTGCTGAAGCTGTGGATTATGGCATCGTTGATAAGGTGATATCTAGCACCTAG
- a CDS encoding RNA polymerase sigma factor translates to MAFVKSVDCRINRSHDNVNQSHNRYTPPHMNAEEPFQADDLHAALLDVQRSLYAYCLSMTGSREDAEDLVQETFAKVLSSTLVQPSCAERDIHWEAYLIRIARNAWMDVLRKRQRLCCKMDSLKPLIQEMAEDEPLEELDTAVQILIKELPSWQRVIYMLRELLGYTAAEAAEMLDTTEGAIKSALRRARMTIAEIRDQLTDLDADEAREVSEERIHTEELRGYLLALRRGDTARLIDLCLNQTDDPMAVASTILQQALPSSTTQPMMYSYAISDCYGGGYMVSMVA, encoded by the coding sequence ATGGCCTTTGTGAAATCCGTGGATTGTCGAATCAACAGATCACACGACAATGTTAATCAATCGCATAACCGATATACACCACCACACATGAATGCTGAAGAACCATTTCAAGCGGATGATCTTCATGCTGCATTACTTGATGTACAACGTTCGTTGTATGCGTACTGTTTGTCCATGACAGGCTCTAGAGAAGATGCTGAGGATCTGGTACAGGAGACGTTTGCCAAAGTGTTATCATCCACCTTGGTTCAACCATCGTGTGCAGAAAGGGACATCCATTGGGAAGCTTATCTCATTCGCATTGCCCGTAATGCATGGATGGACGTTCTGCGCAAACGTCAACGTTTGTGTTGCAAAATGGATAGTTTGAAGCCGCTTATCCAAGAGATGGCGGAAGATGAGCCATTAGAAGAGCTTGATACCGCTGTTCAGATCTTAATTAAAGAGCTGCCGTCATGGCAAAGAGTGATATATATGTTACGGGAATTATTAGGATATACGGCGGCAGAGGCTGCTGAGATGTTAGATACAACAGAAGGCGCGATAAAATCGGCGTTACGTCGTGCCCGGATGACCATAGCTGAGATTCGGGATCAACTAACTGATCTAGATGCCGACGAGGCGAGAGAAGTTAGCGAGGAACGAATCCATACGGAAGAGTTGCGCGGTTATTTGCTCGCATTACGCCGCGGTGATACGGCTCGTTTAATTGATCTATGTCTGAATCAAACGGATGATCCGATGGCTGTGGCAAGTACGATTTTGCAGCAGGCTCTGCCGTCTTCAACGACGCAACCGATGATGTACAGTTATGCCATCTCAGATTGTTATGGAGGGGGCTACATGGTCAGCATGGTTGCATAA
- a CDS encoding DUF3139 domain-containing protein, producing MNISKPKLVLFLLITLVALVSLYLWNFQRTMELKVEAYLLSSKEYGHEDIQQIDTHFGKAPLVSTEVIFKDEPLAHYFYKEENGQIYQYSSAPVKGVDPNFTYRHLDPVRP from the coding sequence ATGAATATTAGCAAACCGAAACTCGTTCTGTTCCTACTTATCACATTAGTAGCGCTTGTCTCTCTGTACCTTTGGAATTTCCAACGAACAATGGAACTTAAAGTTGAAGCGTATTTACTCTCGTCCAAAGAATATGGTCACGAAGATATTCAACAAATCGATACCCATTTCGGTAAAGCACCACTCGTCAGCACAGAAGTTATTTTCAAGGATGAGCCTCTTGCTCATTACTTCTACAAAGAGGAGAACGGACAAATTTATCAATATAGCAGCGCACCTGTAAAAGGCGTAGACCCGAATTTCACGTATCGGCATCTCGATCCAGTTCGCCCTTAA